AGTTGTTCAGACATTTGAACCTGCTTAGCTTCTAATCTAGCTTGATTGGCTTCAATTGCAGTCTGTCTAGCAATAATTGGTGCTACCTGCTtttgaatttcctgatgagtagtcagccttgaagcaatcaaagattctttgatccgattgatttgagaagtagttgcttcttgagATGTATGCAAGGATCTTACTACCAGAGTAGATGCTTTCAGACGATTCAGCATGTCAGGATTTTGAATTCTCTGTTCATCTATTTCCAGATGATCAACAATATtggttctggaaataggatatgcagcatctttccatttagcattccagatatcatcaaaataattctgcttcttcttagcatctaactcctTAAGCTTCTGCGGCCTCACATGtttaggcatatcttcagggaagaatagaacatcctcaggatctataagaGCATTTTAAGTAtcagcttcttcaccatcattagattcttcatttACAACTGGATCTTGAACTATTAGTTGAACTTCATCTCCAGCTTCAGCATGTAAGATAGAATCATAAATTGGTGATGTATGTAATCcagcagcttcagaagcttccacaccatCAGCATTTAgctccacatcttcaagaattgtagataaatgaattggagcttcatAATTTACTTCCAGAACCTCAGTACCTGTGGAGTGCTGTGGTGACTCTATAGTTAATAGAtatttatgaatggactgttgtgttACTACATTTTCAGCAACAATAGGGAGAATTTCAGATGATGAAATAATAGAGTGAATGGactgtttttcaacaaaaacagcGATTGCTACAGGTGGTGGAATAGTATATTGAACGGAATgcaggaaagtatcagtacttagacctgcagggtGATTATCAACACTTATTACATTATAGTTTATTCGAGggtcaacagactgttgttcagcagTTATTTCTTGTGTACTCTGTGCACCtttaaaatataacaagtaacacttaatctctatattcttttaaagtagtctcactactcttCACACCACACAGATCATAACTTTCAATagttagagtttcctcacaagaATTACTAAATCCTGACTCTTGTCTACCTCttcttttgccaggaaggatcctgcctctctttaattctatttttctctaaatATTTTCACACAGCTCACAGAAAAGCTCAGATAATTTGTCCTAcataaataagaggtggctaaagaaaggtgatttgtggtcatacaactataggtagtccttaaataaggtctagaaataatcataGCTGCAGGAtttataacatgcataataagtGCTGATAATACAAAATCAGTATTTATAATAAATGCCGATAATAgtgaaatcagtatttatacttTGTGAATATGAAGATTCAGTTGAACTCACAGTTGAAaatgtggttatgacagtgtgttgttcaccaattatgagaacctccatttgaattgaaGAGGATTTGACAAGGTTACTTTCATATACCATGGTCtaaaaccttgttcttcttgcaaagaactgacACTTGAAGTTGTTATTTGATTCTATCATAGGGTCTTcggtaaaaactgatgaaacccctgtgtttttATTGGTGTCGtcaagatctacctcagcatATAGTCTCTTACCAACTTAATATtatttctgagtggtgagcatagttacatgaaccatgtcacttgattttggcaacatttgagaagtagattcaagtgtttcattttttaagaagaaatttgagatataagaTTTGTGATATTTTGATTGAGTGTTGACAACTTCTCTTGAGATAAAAAGAGAGTTTCAAATAATGTGCCATGTTCCATATTATCATACTTTTGAAACATATATATGGTTAGACATTTTGATAGACAAGAACACTCAAATATCATAAGTCTCATGAGATTAGAATTAAACATTTATTCAATTTCTTTTGTGATATCAGATGCTCCTAAATATTTTGTATATGTTCTTATGTATGTCATAATAACTCAAGTTTAGTTTCAAATTCACATGTATTAAAAATCAGAAGATGAACAGTCACAATTTATAACATGCTTAAGAATAAAAGAGAAGTTAATCAGACATCAGAAAGAAAGATATTTTTATTCATTAAAAGAGGATGAGTACAATGTACAATTTATCAAATAATCCTAACTCCTAAAAGCTAGAACTACTCAATCTTCCCCTTCTTTGCAACCTGCTCCTTCTTCGCCACTCGACGGTGGAAGATGCGAGACATGGAGCCTGTAAGagtgttagatataattgatgatatcagtacAGAAACTATCAGGagttcttatcaggacttaatatcagtatttactgaagagtgacatcatcagtacttatatcagtacttgatgatcaactGTTGATGTCATCAGaatttgtcacttcagtagatattcaaggagaaaaaggaaagcagaaattcaaggcggtgaaggactttatctcagaagcaatcatacatggatatgtaacaggtttccttattgtaatagaataggattccttattgattgtgtaactgtgtactatataagcACATATCAGGTTTATACTTTATGTGTTATGTACATTGATATgtcattcgcataacctagtagctctcaaggataattgttcatcctttaaGAGAGAacttttgtaatcagtttttttctgttaatataaaaattgttgattctgttaaagttttatcgaattatttgcataaactgtattcacaacccccccccccctctacagttgattacggacctaacacTAATCTTGGAAAAATATTCAAAGTCATATATCGACAATTCAAGATCAAGggatatcgagaagtccaaaatgacttgtaaaGAAGTCCcaggagatatcgacaagtcaaaatgtctATGTAGAGAACTGTAGATATCGACAAGGCATTTCTTCATATAaagatctagagatatcgacaagtcaaaatcctcGTGCAAAGAActcaagatgtcgacaagtcaaaagcttatATCGAGAACTGGAAATGTCGACAAGTTATTCTACATGTcgagaactagagacctcgacaagtcatttatataTGTCGAGATattgagatatcgataagtcactttACTTAttgatatgtcacttctctacagAACAAAAGGAGACCTCAATAACCTCTCATAATTCAGAGTgtagacaagttcaagattcaagattatcagtcaacaaacaactcattcactgaattggaaagactacaaaagcagcttgaaaaaTACAAGATCAAGGACTCAGATTCACTGGATAAAGGATAGTCACACACCTATAAGATTCTACACAGATTTGCTAATACCAGAAAAGAAAATAGACAAGAAAGCTTTGGAAACTGTGTTaatacattttagtgcaagttttgtaatcCAGTGATATTGGTCTATAAAGCAGGCACGGGTACTTAGTTTAGAAGTTATGAAACAGATCTAGAAAagtcttgtattctctctcaataTTTGGAGTTGAGTTCTTATTTCTAAGAACAAAAATTGGTAGcaaaacaaatttgattaatccaatcaagtgagtttttgatattcTGTTTTGTGTTTACTGCCAAACAATTATCTTTACATATTCATATCTGCTTTGTTCAAGTTAAGCAAAATTCTTTCAAAGTAAATAAAATCCAAAGAAACACATTTACCGCCCTctgtgttatattttattacACTTAATATCTAACAACCAGCATTTAATCCTAAATCATAATTagggctgtcaaacggataattcggatacggatcCGTCTATATCCGTATCTGGATCCGAATTTGAAAATTCGTATTCGTATCCATATCTGAATCTAGAAATATTTAAAGAATCATATCTGAATCTGGATCCGAAAGATACTATTCGGATCCAAATCCGATTTTTAATTAGatttctttattttatattaaaaattgaaaaaaacaaaaaaacataGTAAagataaaaattcattttaaaaaatcaaaataagagttaaagtgatttaatcatattttaatttttttttttaaaaaaaatatcttttcaatataattattatatttaaattgttgaactcaaataaaaattttatatatGTCTATAAAACTTGTATaacataatatttaatatatatatacacacacatatacacattATAAATcgcataaaataaattttatattatttaaatataatatatatttattcggaTTTAGATATTATCGAATACGAATATGTCTATATCCATATTTGTATCTGCAATCGCCAGATTCGAATATAGATATTATCCGCATTATTTCGTATGCAGATAATAACCATTTTATTTCGGATACGAATGCGATTTTCTCGGATgaatatcggatttttcgaattttttgaCAGCCCTAACCTTTCTCTAAATATAGTATTAATTaaatttttgatgtttatgatcATATTGAATTTGAATATGTGAATTTAAGTATATTTCTAAattgaaatttttaataataactTTTAGTATATTGTTTAATAAGCAATATATTATAAAAATAGAACACTTAGTCCAAAAAAATTTGCCGTCCCATCCCCTGCAAACTCCATTTTCTGGGTCCGTTTGTGGTATACTGCGCTAATCATTGAACTCTGGCAAAGGTGGTGTAAGCTGCAATTGGATTCGGAATAGGACTACCAAATGAGGTGTGTGAATGTAAATTTGAGACGTAACTAGCCTCATAATACGTGGGAATCCAATCCAAGTTGGATAAATTACGAGAAAGATGTGCACATTTTGACATAGGGAAACATACTCCAAGTTTTGAGTCACATGCTCGCTCAGCTGCTCCAAGTTTTACTTGTTTTGTTTTGAAGGAACCTGCTCCTAGTTAGTGTAAGAAACTTGGTCCATATTTCTTTTCTTGTTGTGCCAAGTCTTTGAAGTCGATAACGTGTTTACTTGCCTTGTTATTATCGGTGTTTTTTTCACCTATTTATATATTTTTCCCCACCCCACTTGACTTTTGGGGCTGCTCCAAATTTAAgctaattatatatatatatacctcaCTAGGACTTGACTCCCTAAAAACCTGAACTGCGTGCTAAGTTATTTAAACATGAAAGATTAAAAACTCGCAAGTCTTTCGTAGCTTCCTCCATTTCACGAATTAAAAAAATGCGACACGTTACTGGTAGCATCTCCAATAAAATCCCATATGCACAACTCATTTGTTAGATCAGTTTCTATCACTCTGATATACCATTGAAATGGTTTCTAGCAACAGCATAGAGGTGGTCTCAGAGCTCTTACCGATCCTCAAGGTCTACAAAGACGGCACGGTGGAACGGTTTCTCAATTCACCTTATGCTCCACCATCACCTCTAGGCAACACTACTGGCGTTTTATCAAAAGATATCGCTATAACACCCGATATTTCAGCTCGATTATACCTCCCTAAACTCTCACCTTCAGCAAACCAAAAACTTCCAATTTTAGTTTACTTTCATGGAGGAGGCTTCTGTATTGAATCACCTTTTTCGATACTTTGTCACCGATATTTAAATTTATTAGTTTCTCAATCAAAGATTATAGTGGTCTCAGTTGATTATAGGTTAGCCCCGGAATATCCTTTGCCTGTAGCTTATGAAGACAGCTGGGCTGCTCTGCAATGGGTTGCATCACATAATACCACCACCAAAAATACCAAAGAGGATCCTTGGTTGATTCGTCACGGTAATTTTGATCGGCTTTATTTAGGCGGTGATAGCTCGGGAGCTAATATAGCTCATAACATTGCAATGCAGGCCGGTACTGACACATTGCATGGTGATACGAAAATTCACGGTGTGTTTCTTTCACAACCTTATTTTTGTGGTTCAAAATTAATTGGAAACGAAAGTTTAGCCGAAAAACGACTTCTACAAGATACATGGATGTTAGTGTATCCTAATGCAAAGGGAGGGATTGATAATCCAATGATCAATCCGTTTGCTTATGGTTCTCGGAACTTGTCTCAGATTCAGTGTCGCAGGTTGTTTGTTTGTGTAGCATCAAAGGATGAGCTACGAGAAAGAGGAGTTTATTACTATAAAGCAGTGAAAGAAAGTGGGTGGAAAGGACAAGTGGAGTTGTTTAAAGTGGAAGGTGAAGGCCATGGCTTTCATTTTTTCGACTTTGATAGTGAGAAAGCAAAAGAATTGGTCAATCGTTTGGCTTCTTTTCTCTGTTAGTTTGTGGGTTATTGTTCTCTGTTTTTCGATGTTTTGGACTGCAAAGGAATGTAATGAAGTGTACGCACGTTTATTTTTGTTTTCTGCCAAGAAAATAAAATTGAGAGGAATGGGTTGTGTACTCTTGGGTTCATTAAAACCAAATAGATTTGAGAAAAAATAAATTGGATTTCTTAatgtttatatattttaattatttttgtattttttgaATTCAAACTTGAATgtttatatattttagttatttacattgttttttaattatttgttttttttttttgaatgTTTTTCGTTCGATTGCAGACAATATGTCATTATACAATTACAATAGTTGTATACCACTCAAATATAGTGACAATCAgcagaaagaaaaaaaagaagttATTTTTCAAACTTTAATCGACCCATGTGATCGATTTTTCAAACCACCCCCACACTGCATTACAGTAAATGCCTCGATGGAAAAAACCACACATAACAACAAATGCATAAACATCACAACAAATGCATTGCAATGTCGTGGTCTGTGTTCTACAAAAGATAGAAAATTTTTGGCAAATATACCGGAGGGGTGAGCAAAATCGGATACCTGGTCCGGTTAAAAAATGTGGTACCGGATATACGATGTATCGGGTCACTAAACTCTAGTCCGGTTTAACCACATAACCGgatttcaaatattcatttaaatcAGATTGAAAAACAAATTATCCGGATAAGATCTCAACTGTTCTTATATGACGAAATGGGATTTTGGCCCTATAAACTCAGAATTGGCCTTCAGTGGTAGACATTAAAGAGGAGTTTCGAGTACACTATGACAACTTCTTGACTTGAAATGTAATGTCTAATTTAAGTTAAAAGAACAAGCTGAAGTCAAGAGTCCATGTGAGAGAGAGGTTCTGATTTCACCAACTCAGATAATAAGAGTAAGACTGCTATACATGTTAGAGCAATATCAAGTCAGTttcttataaatattataatatattagcTCTTAATAATTTAAGACATAAATCATAATTTTAAATTTCAACTCCAACAATAATCCTTATCttccttattattattatattaataaatttgaaaagatATGGACAAAAAGCAGAACACTGGGCAAGAAAagtaaaaagaagagagaaaaataaattttttattactAAAAATATTATAAGGGAGCACTAGAAGTTCCTTAAAGATAAAAAATAATGTTCATCTATTATTGATTTAAGGAAGTACCAAAACAGTGTCATTTTTTATTAAAATCCATATAATTGAACTTGAGAGCTCGTACAAGGGAGTTGTTAAACTTATCCTCTTAGCAAGTTCTCAAACATTTATACATTATACTGGCTCCCTGGAGTTCAAACTTCAAATGATGATTAGACATGTAACATGTTCAGTTTTTAACATACTAGCTGCTTTTATGCCTTTCTTGAAACCTGTTATTATTTTTTGAGGTAGGTCTACCATTCAGCTCTTGCATTCCATTATCAAGTAACTGATATCTTAACAAAACTAAGATCTAGTATTCTAACACAATGACGACCCTTCTAAGAAAAACTAATATACCAACTCTAgtgaaattaaaaacaatttgcAAGTCTATTTAAAAATTTGCAGCAGCAGCAGCATACCAGTAATAGCAGAATTTCTAACAAATACCTCTTGGCTATTACTAGCAACTCTATTAAGAAGTCGGCCTCTGTTAAATCTCAGTCCCTTTCATAATCCTAAACAAGCAACTACAATTTACCTAAACAAGAAGTGTCTACTGTTTCTTCCTCTTAATTTATCTAAGATTTAACTCTTCAACATCAAGTAAACTACAACTACAATTGAGTGTTTCTGGGAGAGTTTCTGCacgtattttaagatgaataaaaagaatagttctataatttttaaaaaaaaaatatttttctgaataaaaatagaatgttaaaatttttattcagaaaaataaaattttaaaaaaaagttcAAGAACTATACTTTCTCTTCATCctaaaatgcgtgtcggacactctcccaaaaacgataacaattgggagggatggagggagtaatatatttagtaatatgaaaaaacaGGCCATCCAATTCTACAAAAACTGCATATTTTATTTGAGAGCCTAGTAAAAAAGAGGCGCTACACACTACCACTAGACATATTTCTTAAGCCAAATGAAGCCAAAACAGAGCTACACTGCATAAACTTAAGATTATTGTTCCAAAGAACAAAACGTTTAACAAGTATACAAATTAGCTCCAAGGATATAAATAAACAATACAAATCAATTATATTTAACATCAAATGACTAAAAACAACAGAAAGATAAAACATAACAAGTAAAATGCCAAAATGCTATCACACATTCCTCACAGAACAGCAACTAGAAGCTAGCACAATAAACCGATAACAATACATACGATAAATTATTTGAAGAAACAAATTAAACAGAAACGCAGTCAACTGATTATAGCGCGAGAACAACACATTTTAAACAGAAATGCAGATAACCGATTATAACGCAATATCCGAACATAAATTTAAAATACTAATCCATCACTTATCAAAATCCAAAATAAACCAAAACATAACATGATAATCCAATTCAAAAACACTAAAATAGCTGCAAGCAAACTGATAATCGCTTCGCCTCGTCTCGCATCCCGATAAATCAACGGTAAGACTTCTGGAACCTGGCACGAGCACCACGACCACCAAACTTCTTTGGCTCACACCTTCTAGGATCAGCAACAAGCAAAGTCCTATCATACCTGACCAAAATGTCCTTAATCTCCTTCTTCGACTCCTCATCAACAAACTTCTGGTAATACGCAACAAGAGCCTTCGCAATTGACTGACGAATCGCGTAGATCTGCGAAGTGTGACCTCCTCCTTTCACGCGGATCCTCATATCAACGCCGGCGAAACGGTGGCGACCGAGAAGAAGGATAGGCTCGAAAGCTTTGTAACGGAGGATCTCCGGCTGAACGAGCTCGATTGGAACGCCGTTGATTTTGATTAAGCCTTTGCCGCGCTTGCAGTGAGTGACGGCGACGGCAGTCTTTTTCCGTCCGAAGCATTGCACTGATTCCTGTGGTGTTGCAGCCATGATTCTCTCTCTTA
This sequence is a window from Apium graveolens cultivar Ventura chromosome 9, ASM990537v1, whole genome shotgun sequence. Protein-coding genes within it:
- the LOC141682498 gene encoding 2-hydroxyisoflavanone dehydratase-like, whose product is MVSSNSIEVVSELLPILKVYKDGTVERFLNSPYAPPSPLGNTTGVLSKDIAITPDISARLYLPKLSPSANQKLPILVYFHGGGFCIESPFSILCHRYLNLLVSQSKIIVVSVDYRLAPEYPLPVAYEDSWAALQWVASHNTTTKNTKEDPWLIRHGNFDRLYLGGDSSGANIAHNIAMQAGTDTLHGDTKIHGVFLSQPYFCGSKLIGNESLAEKRLLQDTWMLVYPNAKGGIDNPMINPFAYGSRNLSQIQCRRLFVCVASKDELRERGVYYYKAVKESGWKGQVELFKVEGEGHGFHFFDFDSEKAKELVNRLASFLC
- the LOC141684694 gene encoding small ribosomal subunit protein uS9-like — its product is MAATPQESVQCFGRKKTAVAVTHCKRGKGLIKINGVPIELVQPEILRYKAFEPILLLGRHRFAGVDMRIRVKGGGHTSQIYAIRQSIAKALVAYYQKFVDEESKKEIKDILVRYDRTLLVADPRRCEPKKFGGRGARARFQKSYR